CATGCGATTGCTGCTCTTGGTGAAGACGGGTTAAAAGAATATATAAAAACCATCGGCTTGTTTAACTCAAAAGCCAAAAATGTACATCGCCTTAGTGAAATTTTGGTTGAAAAGTACGATGGTGAAGTACCCGAAAGCCGAGAAGCCTTAGAAGCTCTGCCTGGCGTTGGCCGTAAAACGGCTAACGTAGTACTGAATACCGCATTTGGCTGGCCTACCATCGCTGTAGACACCCATATTTACCGCGTAAGCAACCGCACTAAACTTGCTATGGGTAAAACCGTTGAGAAAGTCGAAGAAAAGTTGCTGAAAGTGGTACCAGCCGAATTTAAAGTCGATGTGCACCACTGGCTTATTCTGCACGGTCGTTATACTTGCGTAGCCCGTAAGCCACGCTGCGGCGCCTGTATTATTGAAGACTTATGCGAGTTTAAAGATAAAACTGAATATGCTGAATAGCTAAAATATGATGCTTAACCTGCTAGAGATAGCTAACTAAGAGTAGCTGAGATTGAGTAGTGAGCTAGCTGAGATATTGCAATAAGTTACCTGCCACAAACGTCTATCGCAATGCTGCCCGCCGGGTCGAAAACCTTCCGTCCGAATAGCGTTACTAGTCAACGCCTTAGATTCCGATTAAACTCCCATCTAAAAGCAAAAGTCTGCACATCGTTGTAAGCCAATATAGAAATCATTAGGAATTATTTATCATCTTTTTATTGATTACTGCTGTCATTGTAGGATTGATGATTATTTTATCGACTAAGCGGCGACGTATATTAATTAGTCGATTAATTTTTGATTTTATTAATCAAGTAGAAGCAAAACTTGCTAGATTGCATTGTGAAAGCCGTTCTATTGATGGGCTAGACGTGTTTTATCATAGCAACACGAAACACTTTTCTAATGATAAGCCTGTGCTGGTGCTTTTACATGGATTCAGTGCTGATAAGTATGTGTGGAATCGCTTTGCTAAAAGGTTCTCTTCTCAATATCATCTAATTATTCCCGACCTTAAAGGATATGGCCAAACGGCTTACAGCCCCACAGATGATTATTCTGTACCTAGCCAATGCCGAATGTTATTGGCGCTATTAAAGCAACTGAACATTACGCGTTTTAGCATAGTGGGTAATTCTATGGGCGGAATGATGGCAGCTAAACTA
The nucleotide sequence above comes from Alteromonas naphthalenivorans. Encoded proteins:
- the nth gene encoding endonuclease III, translating into MNNTKRREILTRLRDDNPHPTTELNFSTPFELLVAVTLSAQSTDVGINKATDKLFPVANTAHAIAALGEDGLKEYIKTIGLFNSKAKNVHRLSEILVEKYDGEVPESREALEALPGVGRKTANVVLNTAFGWPTIAVDTHIYRVSNRTKLAMGKTVEKVEEKLLKVVPAEFKVDVHHWLILHGRYTCVARKPRCGACIIEDLCEFKDKTEYAE